Proteins from a single region of Pseudodesulfovibrio portus:
- a CDS encoding methyl-accepting chemotaxis protein, protein MRLRMKMTLMQVATVVLAIGALCWVFIQQVSGYAETEMEAYRQEKLSEEKLQLKDFVQMAVGTIENYSDRARDIEGLKKAKQEDLKRVVDAVSGQVEAFYERNRNVMSRAELVAGLAEIVLPARFDGDNYVWLQNLDSVILVHPSDKLMGKDMSRLTDVKGNRVIAEMSRIAAEQGTGMSTYWWPKPGEDEPKLKISYVRLLPESGIVVGSGAWIEDITAEMKAEALKQLSGMRLTDGNYFWINDLTPKMVMHPIKPALDGRDVGAMTDTKGKHLFREMASVAKAEGEGYVDYHWGKPGKEGDFPKLSFVKLFKEWGWVVGMGVYIDDIDAAVAARQAALDKTISSIVLIILFISAGLALLGAVAGVFGSKSVTNTIGGEPVDIASIAARVSGGDLTIASDNGQAERGILKSMKEMAGNLRGVVGEVQSATDNVAAGSEELSASSESLSQSTVEQAASIQEVTASLVEIVSSIRKNADNAEETSRIADFSNKEILSGEESVRKTVEAMREIADKVSFIEEIARQTNLLALNAAIEAARAGEQGKGFAVVAAEVRKLAERSGQTAQEISELSESSVRVAEETGQLFNRLTPEIAKTADLIKDVAKVCSEQSHGVNQIEKAMEQLDAVIQQNAMASEEMASTSSELASQAATLQDAMRYFQVGVEPDMAFGAAGQLELPTGRTGIEQ, encoded by the coding sequence ATGCGACTCAGGATGAAGATGACGCTGATGCAGGTGGCTACGGTGGTGCTGGCCATCGGGGCCCTGTGCTGGGTTTTCATACAGCAGGTGTCCGGCTATGCGGAGACCGAAATGGAGGCGTACCGCCAGGAGAAGTTGAGCGAGGAAAAGCTCCAGCTCAAGGATTTCGTCCAGATGGCGGTGGGGACCATCGAGAACTATTCCGACCGGGCCAGGGATATCGAGGGGTTGAAAAAAGCCAAGCAGGAGGATCTCAAGCGCGTCGTGGACGCCGTGTCCGGCCAGGTCGAGGCATTTTACGAACGGAACAGGAACGTCATGAGCCGGGCCGAACTGGTTGCCGGACTGGCCGAGATCGTGCTGCCCGCACGGTTCGACGGCGACAATTACGTCTGGCTGCAGAATCTGGACAGCGTCATTCTGGTGCATCCCAGCGACAAGCTCATGGGCAAGGACATGAGTCGGCTTACGGACGTCAAGGGCAACCGAGTTATCGCCGAAATGTCCCGCATCGCGGCGGAGCAGGGAACGGGCATGTCCACCTACTGGTGGCCGAAGCCGGGCGAGGATGAGCCGAAGCTCAAGATTTCCTATGTCCGGCTGCTCCCCGAGTCCGGGATCGTGGTCGGCTCCGGGGCGTGGATCGAGGACATCACCGCCGAGATGAAGGCCGAGGCCCTCAAGCAGTTGTCCGGAATGCGCCTGACCGACGGGAATTATTTCTGGATCAACGACCTCACGCCGAAGATGGTCATGCATCCCATCAAGCCCGCCCTGGACGGCCGGGACGTGGGGGCCATGACCGACACCAAGGGCAAGCACCTGTTCCGTGAGATGGCCTCGGTGGCCAAGGCGGAGGGCGAGGGATACGTGGACTACCATTGGGGCAAGCCCGGCAAGGAAGGGGATTTCCCCAAGCTTTCCTTCGTCAAGCTTTTCAAGGAGTGGGGCTGGGTCGTGGGCATGGGCGTCTACATCGACGACATCGACGCCGCCGTGGCCGCCCGACAGGCCGCCCTGGACAAGACCATCTCCTCCATCGTGCTCATTATCCTGTTCATCTCCGCCGGTCTCGCGCTGCTGGGCGCGGTTGCGGGCGTATTCGGCTCGAAGTCGGTGACCAACACCATCGGCGGCGAGCCCGTGGACATCGCGTCCATCGCCGCCCGTGTGTCCGGGGGCGACCTGACCATCGCCTCGGACAACGGGCAGGCGGAGCGGGGCATTCTCAAATCCATGAAGGAGATGGCCGGGAACCTGCGGGGCGTGGTCGGCGAGGTGCAGAGCGCCACGGACAACGTGGCCGCAGGCAGCGAGGAGCTGTCCGCCTCGTCGGAGTCATTGTCCCAGTCCACCGTGGAGCAGGCCGCATCCATACAGGAGGTCACCGCGTCCCTGGTGGAGATCGTCAGTTCCATCCGCAAGAACGCGGACAATGCCGAGGAGACGAGCCGCATCGCCGATTTCAGCAACAAGGAAATCCTGTCCGGCGAGGAATCGGTGCGCAAGACCGTGGAAGCCATGCGCGAGATCGCGGACAAGGTCTCCTTCATCGAGGAGATCGCCCGGCAGACCAATCTGCTCGCCCTCAACGCGGCCATCGAGGCTGCCCGGGCTGGTGAGCAGGGCAAGGGGTTTGCGGTGGTGGCCGCCGAGGTGCGCAAGCTGGCCGAACGCAGCGGGCAGACGGCCCAGGAGATCAGCGAGCTGTCCGAGTCCAGTGTCCGGGTCGCCGAGGAAACGGGCCAACTGTTCAACCGGTTGACCCCGGAGATCGCCAAGACCGCAGACCTGATCAAGGACGTGGCCAAAGTCTGTTCCGAGCAGAGCCACGGCGTCAACCAGATCGAAAAGGCCATGGAACAGCTCGACGCCGTCATCCAGCAGAACGCCATGGCGTCCGAGGAGATGGCCTCAACCTCCTCGGAACTGGCCAGCCAGGCCGCCACGCTCCAGGATGCCATGCGCTACTTCCAGGTGGGCGTCGAGCCGGACATGGCCTTCGGCGCGGCGGGGCAACTGGAATTGCCGACCGGCCGGACCGGAATCGAGCAATAG
- a CDS encoding arylamine N-acetyltransferase family protein — protein sequence MEVFEFDSPSYLRRLGLFEGVSPTTEGLRTLQRAHLSSIPFENFDIQLGRTVNLDPAHLFDKLVRRPRGGYCFELNGLFLMALHAFGFKARPLLARVQLTGVPSGRGHQLSLVEAGGREWLADVGFGKDNPRGPLLFELDAVQDIGGQPFRLVDGGVFGTMFQKRVNGEWRNMYSFDLEHVCRADINYGNHYTSTNPHSFFSFTRMAVRPMDDGWAALCNDRLTVTRDGREECRELPEGQGYLDALKQYFGIELDAPYEALKPVGQGA from the coding sequence ATGGAAGTCTTCGAATTCGATTCACCTTCCTATCTTCGACGGCTGGGGCTCTTTGAAGGCGTGTCGCCGACAACGGAAGGGCTGCGCACGTTGCAGCGGGCGCACCTCTCCTCCATCCCCTTCGAGAATTTCGACATCCAGCTCGGCCGGACCGTCAACCTCGATCCGGCGCATCTCTTCGACAAACTCGTGCGCCGCCCCCGGGGCGGCTACTGCTTCGAGTTGAACGGCTTGTTCCTCATGGCCCTTCACGCCTTCGGGTTCAAGGCCCGTCCGCTCCTGGCACGGGTTCAGCTGACCGGCGTGCCGTCGGGACGCGGCCACCAACTCTCCCTCGTGGAAGCGGGCGGGCGCGAATGGCTTGCCGACGTGGGATTCGGCAAGGACAACCCGCGCGGCCCTCTCCTGTTCGAGCTGGATGCGGTCCAGGATATCGGCGGGCAGCCGTTCCGCCTTGTGGACGGGGGCGTCTTCGGGACGATGTTCCAGAAGCGTGTCAACGGCGAGTGGCGCAATATGTACAGCTTCGACCTGGAACACGTCTGCCGGGCCGACATCAACTACGGCAATCACTATACCTCGACGAACCCGCATTCGTTTTTCTCCTTTACCCGCATGGCCGTCAGACCAATGGATGACGGTTGGGCCGCGCTGTGCAACGACAGGCTCACCGTGACCAGAGACGGGCGGGAGGAGTGCAGGGAACTCCCCGAGGGGCAGGGCTATCTGGACGCCCTGAAACAGTATTTCGGCATCGAGCTCGATGCGCCCTACGAGGCCTTGAAACCGGTGGGGCAGGGGGCGTGA